The sequence GGACAACTTTGCCTTTTTTCAAATTAAGAATGGCTTAAGATCAGGGGTTTTAGAACCCCAACTGTCAAAGTCGGGAGAAAATGTCCCAGTTCATGGACCAGGATCAGCAGGCCAATTAACAGAATTATAATGAGGTAATTCATATTTTTCTCCTTTCCTCTCGCGGAATGTAATCCACGCTCCGGGCGTCCTTTTCTTCAGGGGAAATTATTTATTTTTATCCCGGTTCCGAAAGAAGGATAGATATGAAGAGGCTTCCTTCCTTTGAGTGAATCGAGGCAGTAAAATCCCAACCACGAGACCGCATAAAGCCGTCCCCAAAATCACTACAACAAGGGGAATCTCCGGAATTGTCCAGAAAAAAAGCTTAATCCGGACGGAACTTGCGTTTTGAACCGCAAAAATTGAGATAAAAAGCGCAAATAAGAGAATCCCTATCGTATACCGTTGCATCCCATCACCCTCCAAAAATAGCCACCGCATAGGCAAGGCAGACTTTATCCGAAATTATTCTCCCTCTTATGGCAAATTCCTTTCCGAATTATTTCCCCTATCCAGAACCAATTCGCAGCGCTCTGGGCACTCCGAGCAGTCATGTCCTTCCCGGCAGGGCTCAACGTGAATTAAGATATGAGTACCTGTAAATCTTTCGTGAACAGCTTTTTCGATTTCATCGCATAACTTGTGGCTTACAGCAATGTTCTGGTTCTGGGGAACTACAAGATGGAGGTCGATATGGCGTTCGGAACCCGCCTTCCGGCCCCGCAGTTGGTGAAAACCGACGTATTGAGGACTGTAACGATTGATAATTTCTTTAATTATTTTCTCTTCCTCAGGTGGCAATTTCGTATCCAAAAGAGGAAAAAAGGCTTTTGCGATTAAATCGAACGAGGCCTTGATAATGAGTAAGGCGACCCCTATTGCAATCAGCGGATCAAGGATTTGAAATCCGGTGAGCCACAGGAGAAATAAACCCGCGGCCACACCCAGAGAGGTATAAACATCTGTCCTGAGGTGCCAGGCATCCGCCTCTAAAGCGACAGAATCTGTCGCGCGGGCAGTCTTCATAAGGATCGAAGAAACTACTAAATTAACGCCTCCGGAAACGCCCATGACGATTAACCCCCATAAAGGAGCCGCTACTTCCGTCCCCGTTAAGAGCTTGCGAGCTGCTTCCCAGATAATCCAGACCGCCGCAACAAAAATCAGGATCGCTTCAACAACTCCTGCCACATTTTCGAATTTACCGTGCCCAAACTGGTGTTCTTCATCCGGTGGTTTTTCGCTCTGGCGCACGGCGAAGAGTGCAAGGAGGGCAGCAAGGAGATCAAGCCCGGAATGGATCGCCTCTGAAAGAACGCTAATCGAGTTAATAAAAATCCCGACAATCAATTTAAAAATGACGAGCAAGGTATTGGAAAAAACAGAAAGCCCTGCCACCCTGATCTTTTTATTCATCCCAAAAGCCCCCTTGAAGCCTGGATCTTCCTTCACATAAAAAGGGACTCCACCAAGTCCTTTCTTGATGAAGTCCCACGGGATTCTTCTTCGGAAAACCCGTTGCCCTGAAAGAGCCCGGCCCGGAAAGGTTAAATCCGGCCTGACTTTGTCTTTTAAATTTTAGCACATTGCCAAAAATCAGCGCAATCAAATGAAAATTTTTCTCAGCTCGGAATTTCGAAGTTTTTCTCACCAACCTTCTGCCCCGTCACTCCTGCCTCGCTGAAAGTGGCCATTTCGCGCAGAATCCTTAAGGCCGCTTCAACCAGGTAAAAGGCGAGTACGGCTCCTGTTCCCTCGCCTAAACGCATACGCATCTGGAGCATTGGTTTCGTTCCCAGCCATGCAAGCATTACCTGGTGCCCCGGTTCCTCGGAGAGATGTGAAGCTATCATGTAGTTAACCGCAAGGGGCGCAAGAGAACGGGCAACCATGGCTGCCGCACCTGAGATGAAACCATCTATCACTACCGGGACGCGGGCTGCGGCCGCGCCCAGAATCACCCCGGCCAGTCCCCCGATTTCGAACCCTCCAACCTTTGCCAAAACATCGAGGCCGTCGCGGGGGTCAGGGTTGTTTACCTTGAGAGCTTCTTCTATTACTTTGATCTTACGCTGGACCCCCGGGTCATCTAAACCTGTTCCTCTTCCGGCGATTAAAGAGACAGGTAAGCCTGTAAAGGCGGCCAAAATGGCGGTACTGGGAGTTGTGTTCCCGATTCCCATATCCCCTGTCGCGAGCAAATCCGTCCCCTGGGCAATTACCTGCGTCGCGATCTCAATTCCCCCTTCGACCGCAGCCCTGGCTTCCTCCCGCGTCATTGCTGGACCGCGTGTAAAATTTTTGGTCCCGGGCGCGATCCTGCGGTTAATCAGCCCTGGGGCATCAAGAGGTACGACCATTCCCATATCCACGCAAACAACCCTTGCTCCGGCCTGGCGTGCCAGGACATTGATGGCAGCACCACCCTGTAAGAAATTTTTTACCATCTGAGGGGTTACTTCCTGGGGATAGGCGCTCACTCCTTCTGCTACCACCCCGTGGTCTCCGGCCATTGTAATAACAGCCTTGTTTTCAAGCCACGGTAAGCTCTGCCCGGTAATTCCGGCAATTTGAGCCGCAACATCCTCCAGCATACCCAGGCTCCCCGGGGGTTTTGTTAATTGATCCAGCCTCTTCCGCGCCCCGGCACGCGCCTCTTCATGAATCTCTCCAATCCGCTTGATTGTACTCTCCAGCAGCAAAGCAAAACCCTCCTGTATTTGATAATAATTAACAAAAAGAAAAGCCCCCAACCAGTCTAGCCGGGGGACTTTACCATCATCCCGCAGTTCTTTCCCTTTTTCCCGTCAGGGAAGCACGGTTAACAGGCAGGTCTCCTGGCTCACAGCTCATCCTCCCTCATCCTTCCCGGGCCGGTGGGCCGACCCAGTGGTTGTTTTTGAGTTCGTCACTGCTTACAGTGGCGGGACCGCTCAGGACTTTCACCTGATTCCCTATTCTCCCAGAGCAGGCACCTGTTACCTTATATCTTTTTCACTTTTTCAATCCTACATAAAAATAACATACCCTTGAATAAATTTCAAGAGGTGCTCAAACGTCGCAAATCGTACCATATTGGACTTGCATTGAAGATCGAAGAGTAGGCCCCGCTGATCACCCCGATCAGCATCGTAATGATAAAGGCCCGGATTGTCACCCCTCCGAAGATAATCAGTGCCACCAAACAGAAAATCACGGTAAGGACGGTATTGATAGAGCGCGCGAGTGTTTGCAGGATGCTGTTATGAATAACCTCATCAAGGGGCTCTTTTTTGCGCTTGCCCAGGTTCTCTCGAATCCGGTCGAAGATGACAATCGTGTCGTTGATAGAGTAACCCACAATCGTCAAAAGAGCTGCAATAAAGGCTCCCTCGACCTCCAGCCCTAAAAGAGAAACTAAACCAACCGTCACCACGATGTCGTGAAATAAGGCAGCAATTGCTGCAAGGGCAAAGCGAAACTCGAACCGGATTGTAATGTAAATGATCATCAAAGCAAAGGCAATTGCTAAAGATAAAAAGGCTTTGTTCCTGAGTTCCTTTCCGATCGCGGGCCCCACCTTTTCATTCCTCAATAATTCCAGGGTTCCTATTTTTTGCTGTAGCCCCTTTAATAACCTGTCACTCTCTTCTTGGGAGAGGTCCCGGGTTCGAATGAGCAGCGTGTTTCCGGCCGAGGTCTGGATCCTGCTCCCCTCACTCAAACGCAATTCTACCAGTAATGGGCGAACTTCCCCAGGAGTTACGGGCCGTTCAAATTTAACCTCGATCAGACTCCCCCCGGTAAAATCAATCCCGTAATTCAGCCCCTTTGTAAAAAGAGAAACGAGCCCCGGGATAATTACCAGAAGAGAAATAAGATACCAGAACTTTCTCAGCTTGATCAGGTTCATTACGCTTTAACCTCCCCAAGTCCAGGCCCGAAAGCTTTAGGATTTAAAATCAACCGCGACCGCGCGATTAAATGCAAGACAAAACGGGTAAAAGTGATGGCCGTAAACATACTGGTCAAAATACCGATGCTCAAAGTGACCGCAAAACCCCGGATGGGGCCACTCCCAAAATAGTACAGCACTGCGGCGGCAATCAGAGTCGTGACATTGGCGTCCAAAATGGTGCGAAAGGCGTGGTGGAAACCGGCATCGATCGCAGCACGCAATGTCTTCCCTGTTTTTAGCTCCTCCTTCAGTCTTTCATAAATGATAATATTGGCATCTACCGCCATCCCGATGGAAAGGATGAAACCTGCGATCCCCGGGAGTGTAAGGGTAGCTTTAATTAATAGAAAAATACCGACCACGATTAAACCGTAAACGATCAGAGAAAGATCCGCGACCAGACCCGGCAGCCGGTAATAAAGGATCATAAAGATGAAAATTAAAGCAACACCAATAATCCCGGCCCACAGGCTCCGCTCTAACGAATCCTTTCCTAAAAGGGGGCCCACGCTTCGCTTCTCCATTAACTGGACCTTGACGGGAAGGGCACCGGAACGCAACAGCACCGCCTCCCGCTGGGCCTCCTCCAGGGTTTGGTACCCGCCCCTGATTACGGCCTCCCCAGTTGGGATCGGTTCATCCACTACAGGAGCGGTCAAAAGTTTATCGTCAAGATAAATGGCGATTCGCTTTTTTACATTTGCCGTCGTAACCTGACCGAAAATTCTTGCCCCTTCCTTATCAAATTTAAGGAGCACTTCAGGCTCATTGCTGGCTGGATTTAATTGAGCGCGGGCATCTTTCAGGTCTTTCCCGGTCAGGACGGTTTTTCCGTCCTCGGTTTTGAACTCCAGGTGGGCGGTACGCCCGATCAGCCGGACTGCCTCTTCCGGATCCTTCACACCGGGTAATTCTACGACAACCCGCCTGGTGCCTTCCGGTTGAATCACAGGTTCGGTGACACCCAGGGCGTCAACCCTGTTTCTGATCGTAGCAGCTAACCGGGTAATTGAATCTGCCGTGACAGGCGTATCAGGAGTGGGAACCGCCTCAAAAACGACGTGGACGCCTCCCCGTAAATCAAGCCCCAAATGTTGTTGAAGCTGGCCTGCGAGAGGTTTTGCCAAACCGACGGCAAGGCCTGAAACCAGTAAAACAAGAAG comes from Bacillota bacterium and encodes:
- the secD gene encoding protein translocase subunit SecD, producing MAVKQTQQKKSPGINWVEIGKLTLLVLLVSGLAVGLAKPLAGQLQQHLGLDLRGGVHVVFEAVPTPDTPVTADSITRLAATIRNRVDALGVTEPVIQPEGTRRVVVELPGVKDPEEAVRLIGRTAHLEFKTEDGKTVLTGKDLKDARAQLNPASNEPEVLLKFDKEGARIFGQVTTANVKKRIAIYLDDKLLTAPVVDEPIPTGEAVIRGGYQTLEEAQREAVLLRSGALPVKVQLMEKRSVGPLLGKDSLERSLWAGIIGVALIFIFMILYYRLPGLVADLSLIVYGLIVVGIFLLIKATLTLPGIAGFILSIGMAVDANIIIYERLKEELKTGKTLRAAIDAGFHHAFRTILDANVTTLIAAAVLYYFGSGPIRGFAVTLSIGILTSMFTAITFTRFVLHLIARSRLILNPKAFGPGLGEVKA
- a CDS encoding cation diffusion facilitator family transporter — encoded protein: MNKKIRVAGLSVFSNTLLVIFKLIVGIFINSISVLSEAIHSGLDLLAALLALFAVRQSEKPPDEEHQFGHGKFENVAGVVEAILIFVAAVWIIWEAARKLLTGTEVAAPLWGLIVMGVSGGVNLVVSSILMKTARATDSVALEADAWHLRTDVYTSLGVAAGLFLLWLTGFQILDPLIAIGVALLIIKASFDLIAKAFFPLLDTKLPPEEEKIIKEIINRYSPQYVGFHQLRGRKAGSERHIDLHLVVPQNQNIAVSHKLCDEIEKAVHERFTGTHILIHVEPCREGHDCSECPERCELVLDRGNNSERNLP
- the cobT gene encoding nicotinate-nucleotide--dimethylbenzimidazole phosphoribosyltransferase, with amino-acid sequence MLLESTIKRIGEIHEEARAGARKRLDQLTKPPGSLGMLEDVAAQIAGITGQSLPWLENKAVITMAGDHGVVAEGVSAYPQEVTPQMVKNFLQGGAAINVLARQAGARVVCVDMGMVVPLDAPGLINRRIAPGTKNFTRGPAMTREEARAAVEGGIEIATQVIAQGTDLLATGDMGIGNTTPSTAILAAFTGLPVSLIAGRGTGLDDPGVQRKIKVIEEALKVNNPDPRDGLDVLAKVGGFEIGGLAGVILGAAAARVPVVIDGFISGAAAMVARSLAPLAVNYMIASHLSEEPGHQVMLAWLGTKPMLQMRMRLGEGTGAVLAFYLVEAALRILREMATFSEAGVTGQKVGEKNFEIPS
- the secF gene encoding protein translocase subunit SecF: MNLIKLRKFWYLISLLVIIPGLVSLFTKGLNYGIDFTGGSLIEVKFERPVTPGEVRPLLVELRLSEGSRIQTSAGNTLLIRTRDLSQEESDRLLKGLQQKIGTLELLRNEKVGPAIGKELRNKAFLSLAIAFALMIIYITIRFEFRFALAAIAALFHDIVVTVGLVSLLGLEVEGAFIAALLTIVGYSINDTIVIFDRIRENLGKRKKEPLDEVIHNSILQTLARSINTVLTVIFCLVALIIFGGVTIRAFIITMLIGVISGAYSSIFNASPIWYDLRRLSTS